The proteins below are encoded in one region of Bacteroides uniformis:
- the rsgA gene encoding ribosome small subunit-dependent GTPase A yields the protein MRGLVIKNTGSWYLVRTDDGREIECKIKGNFRLKGIRSTNPVAVGDYVNIILNQEGTAFISEIEDRKNYIIRRASNLSKQSHILAANLDQCMLIVTVNYPETSTTFIDRFLASAEAYRVPVKIIFNKVDAYNEEELHYLDSLINLYTTIGYPCFKVSARKGEGIDTIEKELKGRITLFSGHSGVGKSTLIKAILPDIEIKTGEISTYHNKGMHTTTFSEMFPVPGNGYIIDTPGIKGFGTFDMEEEEIGHYFPEIFKVSADCRYGNCTHRHEPGCAVREAVEKHYISESRYASYLNMLEDKEEGKYRAAY from the coding sequence TTGAGGGGACTCGTTATAAAAAACACCGGAAGTTGGTACTTGGTACGGACTGACGACGGAAGGGAGATTGAATGTAAAATCAAAGGGAACTTCCGGCTGAAAGGCATACGAAGCACTAATCCCGTGGCTGTAGGCGATTATGTGAACATCATACTGAACCAAGAAGGTACGGCCTTTATCAGCGAGATAGAGGACCGGAAGAATTACATCATCCGCCGCGCCTCCAACCTTTCCAAGCAATCGCACATTCTTGCTGCCAACCTCGACCAGTGCATGCTCATAGTGACGGTGAACTATCCCGAGACCTCCACTACCTTTATAGACCGTTTTCTCGCCTCTGCCGAGGCATACCGTGTTCCCGTCAAGATTATATTCAACAAAGTGGATGCCTACAATGAAGAGGAACTGCACTATCTGGACAGTCTCATCAACCTTTACACCACCATCGGCTATCCTTGTTTCAAGGTTTCTGCCAGAAAAGGGGAAGGCATCGACACTATCGAGAAAGAACTCAAAGGACGCATAACCCTCTTTTCCGGACATTCCGGAGTAGGGAAATCGACACTCATCAAGGCAATACTGCCCGATATAGAGATTAAAACCGGAGAGATATCCACCTATCATAATAAAGGTATGCACACCACTACCTTCTCAGAAATGTTCCCGGTTCCGGGCAACGGATATATCATTGACACTCCGGGCATCAAAGGTTTCGGAACATTCGATATGGAAGAAGAAGAGATAGGCCACTACTTCCCGGAAATATTCAAGGTATCTGCCGACTGCCGTTACGGCAACTGTACCCACCGCCACGAACCCGGATGCGCTGTACGCGAGGCTGTCGAGAAGCACTATATCAGCGAATCCCGTTACGCTTCTTATCTGAACATGCTGGAGGACAAGGAGGAGGGAAAATACCGGGCTGCTTACTGA